ATTAGAGCTCTAAGGCACTCCAGGTATGTCTAATCACTCACTATTTTTCTCCCTACgtctttattttcctcatttggaaGGCCATCAAGGAACTCTAAGGGCATCTTTTTGTGGGGAAGTCCCCTGATGCACACAAAGCCTAGGGCCAGGGGGCTAGGGGTGGATGATGAGGTCTTGGGATCTGAATCCCCCCGCCTCAAGCATAACTCTATAGCTGACCCTGACTGTGCTTTGGCAGGGCTGGGCGTGACCTGACCTCAGAGAAGAGGGCTGCGCGTCCGGGTTACTTACGACTTGTAGCAGTGAGCCGCGGACACCACCCACTGGCTGTTGATGAGGGAGCCCCCGCAGAAGTGGTAGCCGGCGTTCAAGGACACCTGGTAGGGGACGGAACTCGCTGAACAGGTGTAGCCCCCGACGATCTTGTCATCGTCGTCCGTAGGGgcagcaactgacaaagaaaagTTGGAGAACCGATTTACTGTGGAATTTCTACTCAGCAGCAAGGTTTTGCAgattaaccagaaaaaaaaataggtcatgTTTTTGTGTCATGTATATTCAGGAAACAGTgattttaacataaatattttccaaatcttATCGCCCTATACATTTGACACATATGGTACTTACACTATTGTACGTATCTAATTATTaattcctgctttaaaaaaaaaaagaaatagagtgtCTTTGCCTATTAAGATCCCTCTTAAGATGCCCTTTAGTATAGAGGAGACTCAGGCTTTGAGGCTCACAGCCTCTTCAAGGAGCACAAGATTAGTCTCTAGTCCGAATTATTAAACCAATTCCTTAGAAAGGACAAAACAACATTTCCTTACTGttgactgtcttttctttttactgtttcttcaTAGATTATACCTTGATGTTCAAGGCAAATTCTTCCCCTTAATACTTTCTACACTAATCACCTCTGTTCACCATAATCTTCTCCAAAAAGTGAGATTTAGTTACCTACAGACATATACCATGCACTATTTCAACATCTTAAGCATCTTGAGTACAGAGATTATATTCAGCATTCATTGTTCTCTTCCAGGGTAGAATGAGCAGCCTTAAAAACATCACAAGACACCTACTGATCACTTACTACTCAAGACTCACCAGCAGCTCCCAGGAGAGCAAGAAAGATGAAGGTCTTCATGGTTGCTCACCAGATCTGGACTAGGAACTAGGATGAAGGGTTTCCATTCACAGCTATTTAAATCTCCAGGTTTGTCATTGACACCCATGTCCACAGGTGCTGGCAATGTGATTTCACTGGAAACTCACAAATCCAAATTTAGAATTCAATTCTGTGCCACATTGAAGATAATTCAGCATCCAATTTAAACATCCACCTTTGTCCACTTTTCCAAAAGGTTATGGGAATGGAAGAAATGAGCCCATCTGGTGGGCACTGTTCCCCATAATAGAAGAGTAAGTTAGAGTAAGGTCACAGAACAGGGCTACAGGTGTCATGATTCCCAGTCAAAAAATGTAGGTCCTTGGTTGTCTCAAGTGTGAACTTTTACCCTGAGGACTATCTTGAGAGCTACACCCTTGAGGTTTAATAACATTGCCTATTTCACAATTATATATTTTGTCTTGTGGTGACTCTGGCCTTGTATACCCATGTTAATGTCTCATTATTAAAAGGAACATTTGCTCTTCTAAGACAAGAGAAAAATTTCTGATTTGAAACCACAGGAGTTCGAAataggaaagggaaagaatgagCATAATTATACTTACCTGAACTTGCTATTTACTAGGCTTATGCTGAATACTTAGCCTATGTTAAGTTACTAAATCTCAAAACAAACCTACAAGATCCCTATTATAATTCACAttgaacagatgagaaaactgaggtttacaAGAATACAGGGAACTTTACCCAAATCACAAGGCAAGTCCATGGTAGGGTCAGGATCCCAGCCCCGGGAATCTGGCTTCAGTGTTTGTGCTCTCAACAGCTATGAAACACTTCCCTAGACAGTTCACCAAAGTCTGGAGACCAAGATAATACAGAGCTCTTGGCCAGTGAAAAGCCAGTGGGCATTTACTGACCTCAACATGTATCAGACACTGTGGGTGGGATCCCCATACATCAATGCATTCACTCCTTACAAACAACTTTATGTGTtgtgctggggtttttttgttttgtttgtttgttttttgccattttatacaTGCTGCCTTGGGCAATTAACAATTATGCCACTTTTCAATCTCAaaaatgtctcgatttgatcgatAAATTGCATCTTTACACTAGTCACATACCACAGTCTCAGGGAATCCTCAGAACTGGATGAGGACAGGGAGGATTTGAGTTTGCTATTTCCTGTTGCATGGCCTTTGCCTCCTGTTAGATACTCTTGAAATTCCCATGTTGTTTTTGTGGAGTAGAGAGGCCCACATGTTGGCTGCTCAGCTTCTGACCTACACAGGAAACTACATTTCTTGAAAATTAGTTTCTATCCCTGTCACTTCCTTCAATATtggataaaaagataaaacatcaaCAATTATAGGAACATGAGAAAGGTGATGGTCTTCATGGTGGTTCTCCGAATGCACTTGGGGTGATGCAGTTGAATGAGGGGATAGTCTCCTTTATACCCTCCTGCCCCAACCAACAAATCTTATCTCTAGTGCAAGGCCTCTGGGCAACAGGTGGAGTACGAGAGGAGAGACCAGTCATTCATCTGGAGGGGCCTCCATTGCTCAAGTATGGCAGATATTGTTGCTGGGCTGAATCATAAACAGGAGGACAAACGGGAACTGGAATTTACAGAAGTAGAACCCAGATGGTTAAGGACGCCTCAGGGCCTTCTTGGTTTCACACGTTACTGTAATGATGACACAAAGCCCTGTTGAACAGAACTCGACGTCACTTGCACAATGCACTACTTCTAATAGATGGATGTATAGTTTCTGTTCTCAGTGTATATACTCcatctctttgatttttcataAACTGATTTCTTATAATAGATAAATTTCTCTCTAAAGCAAGGCATCTCAGCTTCCTGAACTGTGGAAAAGTAACATTTGTTGTGTAAGAAGCCTAGTCTACATTTttgtgttatagcagcccaaaccaACTGAGACAATACCCATCCTTCAGCTTGTCTCTCGGGTGGTAAACACTTTCAAACTTCTTCCATCTGATCCAATGATTTCATGCTCAAACCCCATATATTTTTCCCTGGATCCATGCCAGATGTGCACAGGAATCATGTGCTCCCAACATTCTCTGCAGGATCCAGGGAACCATGGAGAGTTCGGGGAGGGCTGTGGAAGAACTAAAGGGGGGAGTCTGTTCTGCCTTTCGGGATAGGGCTGAAGGAACAGAGCACGCCCCTGCAGCCAAGACCTTTATGACATCAGGGTAATAGATCTATTTGCAGCCAACTTTTCTgcatttgcaccatttttttgCTAACAATTCAAAATAGTACATACTTTGGGCTGGGTTTGGGGGACCTAGTGTGGGAGAGGGTACAGATTGCTGGCAGAAATCATGCCTGCTCTACCAATAAAACTCCAGGTGGAAAACAAGAATATCTTGGAGAATTAAAGAAATTTGTAGGTGAAACCTTGGAAATACAGgatctgtaatttttaaaaccttcccCATCTAGCCTTTCCCCTAGCCCAGCCTCACAGAGTTTCAGGTGGATTAGATACAAAGGGAGAGCACGGGGCCACAGCAGGAGCAAAGCGAGGGGCTGAGGACAGCAGGGGCTTCACCTCAGCTTCCCTGTGACCTAgtcctgtgactttgggcagttGATTCTAACGCTGTGCATTTTAGTGTCATTATCTGTGTAAAAATGTGATGGTAACAGAGACCAATAACCTTGTTCATCTTTGTAGCCTCAACATCCACACAcggtctggcacacagcaggtgagcAGTGATGTTTTTTGATGAGGCTGCATGAAGGACTAAATACCCTCGCAAATTCCACCTTCATATAATAGCTCACCTCTATGTGCACCGTCTTCTTAGCCACCAGAATGAAGAGAAAGTACATGAAAACCAGCTAACAACACTTGAACGTCTTTGGCCCAGGAGAGAAGGTTTTTATTTAGGTAGTGTTTGCAGGATGGGAGGAAGGTGAAGCTGATTGACAGGGAGGGTCATGAAGAGCTGTAGCTGTTCAGTTGGCAGCGATGGTCTGCTGGATCCAGCTCACGTAGTTGCAGACCTTGGTGTAGACACCAGGCTTGTTTTTCTGAGCACAACCTTCGCCCCAGGAGACGACACCCTGGAGCTGTCCGTTGCAGACCACAGGGCCCCCAGAGTCACCCTGGGCAGGAAGGAAGAGTTGCTTAGAACTCGCTACTACGCCCAGATGGGAGAAAGGCTCAAAGATGTTGTCCTTCACCTGGGGACCACCTTCCCAGCCTGCCGATCCGCCACGAAACCCTCCTCTTTCCCTGGAAAGCCAACCCTCAGTCTCCACACTGTACCCctattctttctcctccctcctcctagcTCCCCTCTTTCCTCACCTCCCCTTGGCCTGTAAAGCCAAGAAGAGGTGAGGACTGGGTCGTGCCATGCGGCCCATCTAGCCAGCATCTTTCAAAGTTTCCTTCTGCTATAGCCCTCCTCAGAAGGGCACCTGGATGTACTGTTTGAATATGATCTCCTGTGTACCTATTTTCCTGAACCTTATCCATtcacacagcaaaaagaaaatgtattatttatccCAAATCTATCCCTCAGCCCTCAGGATCAGTCCCAGAGACAGCTTTTCAATGTTCTGTGTTTCAGGAAATGGGAAACACAGTGGAGATACGAGAGGCTGAGCTGCAAGGAAAAGGAGGGCAAAGCTGCTGACCTGGCAAGAGTCCTTTCCGCCCTCCAGGTAGCCCACGCAGATCATGTTGCTGGTGATCTGGCCTGGGTAGGCACTGCTGCAAGCGCTGGCAGATAGGATGGGAGCTTTCAGGCACTGCAAGGTGTCAGGGTAGCTGGCTGTGGGGTGCAAGattaaaaatggaagaggatTGGCCATACAATCTGGGaaatttctttctccatctctccccccGCTTCCCAATATTCCCATGCCTTCTCTCCCATTACCAGCAACTTCTCTTCTGGAAGCACAACTTTTATCTGGAGGGTCTTCCAAAAGGTTTTAATCACCAAATTGTTCTCCCTCTGACACTAGCATCAGTGACCACAGATCTCCAATCTAGAGACTTTGTTTGTGAAGCGGGGCTATACTTTGAGAAGTTCCAAATCTCTTAGTCTCTGTTCTGTGTTCCTCCTCGCTTTTTGGTTCCCTGCAAATCACGAGTCACATTTTAGGTGCATACCTGGCAACTTTATCATGGTCCTTTTTTGTTGTGTTCTCCAGCAGAGAAATGTTACCCATTTCGGTTTGTATATTCTAAGGTGCCCTAGAACGCCTCTATACCCTGGGAGCATTGCCTTGAGTGACAGCTAGGGCGAACTGAGGCTCAGCATGCTCTTCACCTCTAGGATTCTGAGACCTGGTGCTTCTGCTCCAGGTGAGACTTACAGCCACTGCTTTTGGTGTTGCCCCAGCCGGAGATGAGACACTGGGTACCAGCAGCTGCACAAGATGTTGGCAGAGAGATAGTGGCTACTCGACTGTTGAGAGTGGCAGCTGATTTCAGTTTGATCAGCATGATGTCGTTATTCAGGGTGTTCTGGTTGTAGCTGGGGTGGCGGATGCTCTTGGCTGCGCTGATGTACTGCTCATTGCCCTCAGCGACGTTGATGTTGTATTCTCCCAGCCGCACCTGGATTCCGCTGGATGAAAGGATGACAAGTTCTTTGAGTCTCCAACGTGagctccttcccctcccagcACAGCCCAGTCTGGAGCCTAAGCACAGACACAAGCCCCTTGAAGCAGGCGCACGCGCAcacgtgtgcgcgcacacacacacacgcacacacaggtgATTGTGCACTTGAGGTAGTCCTACTGCATATGGTGCCAGTTAGAGGATGCCTTAGGTAGGTGTCACTCCAAGGCCAGACTCACAGCCCAACCTCTGCTAGATTCTTTAGGTATAGGGATGGGAACCAAATGATGCCAATCACACAGGAGATGAAAAGGGAACTGGGCTTGATTAATCTGGTCGGGATTATCAATTATTGCAGGGAGATGTGGCAGGCCTCAGAGATATGACCGCGTCTTAAGGGAACAGAATGAGTTGTGTTCATCTTTAGGTTGTGCTGggaatttcctttgttttgttacttCCATATGCCAGTTTGTTCCTGGTTGAGCTTTAATGATTAGAGCTCTAAGGCACTCCAGGTATGTCTAATCACTCACTATTTTTCTCCCTACgtctttattttcctcatttggaaGGCCATCAAGGAACTCTAAGGGCATCTTTTTGTGGGGAAGTCCCCTGATGCACACAAAGCCTAGGGCCAGGGGGCTAGGGGTGGATGATGAGGTCTTGGGATCTGAATCCCCCCACCTCAAGCATAACTCTATAGCTGACCCTGACTGTGCTTTGGCAGGGCTGGGCGTGACCTGACCTCAGAGAAGAGGGCTGCGCGTCCGGGTTACTTACGACTTGTAGCAGTGAGCCGCGGACACCACCCACTGGCTGTTGATGAGGGAGCCCCCGCAGAAGTGGTAGCCGGCGTTCAAGGACACCTGGTAGGGGACGGAACTCGCTGAACAGGTGTAGCCCCCGACGATCTTGTCATCGTCGTCCGTAGGGgcagcaactgacaaagaaaagTTGGAGAACCGATTTACTGTGGAATTTCTACTCAGCAGCAAGGTTTTGCAgattaaccagaaaaaaaaataggtcatgTTTTTGTGTCATGTATATTCAGGAAACAGTgattttaacataaatattttccaaatcttATCGCCCTATACATTTGACACATATGGTACTTACACTATTGTACGTATCTAATTATTAATTCCTGCTTTAAATTTGATAAGTATACTGATTTTTTACATATGtagcatgcgtgcacacacacacacacacacccccacacataGACACAAATCAGAGACACCTGTCATAATAAATGCCTTGAAGCCCACTACCTGAGAATATGAATAGTTTTTACACAAAGCCCTGCTACAGAGACATTTAAGTATGTGTTCAGCAAAGCTTTGCAGTCAgcattattgtatttatttataaagttcAGTGTAGGATAAACACCACATGAGATAACAGGTAAAGGAAACTTTTAAATGCCACCTGAGTTGTTCTGGCCTGGAAAAAACGGggagttttgtatttttgttccCCTAATCTCTTCTTGGTTCTCACCTAAAATGTTCACTAAATAATTTCATAGAATATTTTAAGGTTTCTCTCTCCAACCTTTCCCCTCATCCCAATTGTCtttctaacattttaaatttattcaattgTGAAGTCAGGACTACTGACATGTTACGTTTTCTAAGGACTCCAGTGTCTGAGATATCGTTGCCTGTGCCCTATTGCTCATGTATTTTCAAGTAATTTTAGGAAAGCCATCTCCAGCGGTACAGATAGGCGTATTCAATTTACAACTATCCAATTTGGGAAAACAAGGTAGTAAGTATGAATTGTGTTAAAATTGGtagtataaaaatagatatagtcatttttctatttttcttaattggaCTGGCACATTATATTACATCAGAGAGATTTTTATTAGTGAAGATGTGATAAAACCCAGGCCGTAGCTTTTAATCATAAGAAATAGAGTGTCttctccaatgttcattgcagcactatttacaatagccaggacatggaagcaacctaaatgtccatcaacagatgaatggataaagaagatgtggtacatacatacaatggaatattattcagctgtaaaaagcaatgaaactgggacattcgtagagacatgcatggacctagaaactgtcatacagagtgaagtgagtcagaaagagaaaaaacaaatattgtatattaacacatatacgtggactatCGAAAAACGgtgcagatcaaccagtttgcaaggcagaaatagagacacggatgtagagaacaaacatatggacaccaagtggggaaagcggggagggttggggagggaatgaattgggagagtgggataccaaattgtacactctaaatatatgcagtttattgtaaaaaataaaaaagtaaaaagttaaaaaaaaaaagaaatagagtgtCTTTGCCTATTAAGATCCCTCTTAAGATGCCCTTTAGTATAGAGGAGACTCAGGCTTTGAGGCTCACAGCCTCTTCAAGGAGCACAAGATTAGTCTCTAGTCCGAATTATTAAACCAATTCCTTAGAAAGGACAAAACAACATTTCCTTACTGttgactgtcttttctttttactgtttcttcaTAGATTATACCTTGATGTTCAAGGCAAATTCTTCCCCTTAATACTTTCTACACTAATCACCTCTGTTCACCATAATCTTCTCCAAAAAGTGAGATTTAGTTACCTACAGACATATACCATGCACTATTTCAACATCTTAAGCATCTTGAGTACAGAGATTATATTCAGCATTCATTGTTCTCTTCCAGGGTAGAATGAGCAGCCTTAAAAACATCACAAGACACCTACTGATCACTTACTACTCAAGACTCACCAGCAGCTCCCAGGAGAGCAAGAAAGATGAAGGTCTTCATGGTTGCTCACCAGATCTGGACTAGGAACTAGGATGAAGGGTTTCCATTCACAGCTATTTAAATCTCCAGGTTTGTCATTGACACCCATGTCCACAGGTGCTGGCAATGTGATTTCACTGGAAACTCACAAATCCAAATTTAGAATTCAATTCTGTGCCACATTGAAGATAATTCAGCATCCAATTTAAACATCTACCTTTTCCCACTTTTCCAGAAGGTtatggaaacagaagaaaatgagccCATCTTGTGGGCACTGTGCCCCACGATAGCAAGGTAAGTTAGACCAAGGTCACAGAACAGTTGTCATGattcccagaaaaaaataaaatttgagtacGTGATGGTCCCAAGTGTGAAATTTATCCTGAGGACTGCCTGACAAGCTGCAGCTGGTGGACGTGATTGCTGCTGGCAATCTGTACCCTCTCCCACACTAGGTCCCCCAAACCCAGCCCAAAGTATGTACTATTTTGAATTGTTAGcaaaaaaatggtgcaaatgcAGAAAAGTTGGCTGAAAATAGATCTATTACCCTGATGTCATAAAGGTCTTGGCTGCAGGGGCATGCTCTGTTCCTTCAGCCCTATCCCGAGAGGCAGAACAGACTCCCCCCTTTAGTTCTTCCACAGCCCTCCCCGAACTCTCCATGGTTCCCTGGATCCTGCAGAGAATGTTGGGAGCACATGATTCCTGTGCACATCTGGCATGGATCCAGGGAAAAATATATGGGGTTTGAGCATGAAATCATTGGATCAGATGGAAGAAGTTTGAAAGTGTTTACCACCCGAGAGACAAGCTGAAGGATGGGTATTGTCTCGGTtggtttgggctgctataacacaaAAATGTAGACTAGGCTTCTTACACAACAAATGTTACTTTTCCACAGTTCAGGAAGCTGAGATGCCTTGCTTTAGAGAGAAATTTATCTATTATAAGAAATCAGTTtatgaaaaatcaaagagatgGAGTATATACACTGAGAACAGAAACTATACATCCATCTATTAGAAGTATTGCATTGTGCAAGTGACGTCGAGTTCTGTTCAACAGGGCTTTGTGTCATCATTACAGTAACACGTGAAACCAAGAAGGCCCTGAGGCGTCCTTAACCATCTGGGTTCTACTTCTGTAAATTCCAGTTCCCGTTTGTCCTCCTGTTTATGATTCAGCCCAGCAACAATATCTGCCATACTTGAGCAATGGAGGCCCCTCCAGATGAATGACTGGTCTCTCCTCTCGTACTCCACCTGTTGCCCAGAGGCCTTGCACTAGAGATAAGATTTGTTGGTTGGGGCAGGAGGGTATAAAGGAGACTATCCCCTCATTCAACTGCATCACCCCAAGTGCATTCGGAGAACCACCATGAAGACCATCACCTTTCTCATGTTCCTATAATTGttgatgttttatctttttatccaATATTGAAGGAAGTGACAGGGATAGAAACTAATTTTCAAGAAATGTAGTTTCCTGTGTAGGTCAGAAGCTGAGCAGCCAACATGTGGGCCTCTCTACTCCACAAAAACAACATGGGAATTTCAAGAGTATCTAACAGGAGGCAAAGGCCATGCAACAGGAAATAGCAAACTCAAATCCTCCCTGTCCTCATCCAGTTCTGAGGATTCCCTGAGACTGTGGTATGTGACTAGTGTAAAGATGCAATTTatcgatcaaatcgagacattttTGAGATTGAAAAGTGGCATAATTGTTAATTGCCCAAGGCAGCAtgtataaaatggcaaaaaacaaacaaacaaaacaaaaaaaccccagcacaACACATAAAGTTGTTTGTAAGGAGTGAATGCATTGA
The window above is part of the Hippopotamus amphibius kiboko isolate mHipAmp2 chromosome 4, mHipAmp2.hap2, whole genome shotgun sequence genome. Proteins encoded here:
- the LOC130851741 gene encoding serine protease 1, whose amino-acid sequence is MKTFIFLALLGAAVAAPTDDDDKIVGGYTCSASSVPYQVSLNAGYHFCGGSLINSQWVVSAAHCYKSGIQVRLGEYNINVAEGNEQYISAAKSIRHPSYNQNTLNNDIMLIKLKSAATLNSRVATISLPTSCAAAGTQCLISGWGNTKSSGSSYPDTLQCLKAPILSASACSSAYPGQITSNMICVGYLEGGKDSCQGDSGGPVVCNGQLQGVVSWGEGCAQKNKPGVYTKVCNYVSWIQQTIAAN